TCGGGTCACGCTCGGCGGTCGCGGACTCCAAGCAGACCCTGCTGTGCACCTACCTTTCCGGTGTGTTGCTGGTCGGTCTGGCCGTCAACTCGCTGTGGGGGTGGACCTGGGCCGACCCGGTCGCCGCCCTGGTGATCGCTGCCGTCGCCCTGAAGGAGGGACGGGAGGCGTGGCGCGGCGACAACTGCTGCGCGCCGGTCGGTCTGACCGCGACCCGCACGGAGGAGTCGCACAGTTGCTCGGGCGGGTGCAACTGCTGCGCCTGACCATGGCCCCGGTCCGATCGGGCCGGCGGTGCCAGGGGAGGCAGGTATCGAGATCCCGCTGACGTGCAGATCTGCACAGCCCCCTGTGTCGATGTGGCTCTTCTCCGCGCAGATGGTCCGCGGCACTGTGGGGTCGAGCCGGTGGCGCCGTCGCCCCGGCCCCAGGAGAGGAAGCACCATCATGCGCGCTGTCGTCGTCCCCGCCACCGGTGGTCCGGAGATCCTTCAGGTCTCCGAGATCGGCACCCCGACCGCAGGTCCCGGGCAACTCCTGGTCCGGGTCACGGTCGCGGGCATCAACTACATGGACGTCTACCAGCGCACGGGAGCGGTACCGCGGCCCACGCCGTTCACCCTCGGTGTGGAAGGTGTCGGGGTCGTCGAGGAACTCGGTCCGGACGTGCAGGATTTCGCCGTCGGTGACCGGGTCGGCTGGTTCAGCGGGGGCAGCGGCAGTCACGCCGAGTTCGCGACGGTGGAGGCCGGCCGCGCGGTGGCCGTGCCGGACGGGATCACCGACGACCAGGCCGTCGCCGTCCTGATGCAGGGGATCACCGCGCACTATCTGGCGACCGACACCTACCCGGTCGCACCCGGCGACCCGGTGCTGGTGCACGCCGCGGCCGGTGGTGTCGGTCAACTGCTGACCCGGATCGCCGTGCACCGCGGCGGAACGGTGATCGGCACGGTGTCGACGCCGGCCAAGGAGGCCGCCGCGACAGCAGCCGGGGCATCACACGTGT
This region of Nakamurella alba genomic DNA includes:
- a CDS encoding quinone oxidoreductase family protein codes for the protein MRAVVVPATGGPEILQVSEIGTPTAGPGQLLVRVTVAGINYMDVYQRTGAVPRPTPFTLGVEGVGVVEELGPDVQDFAVGDRVGWFSGGSGSHAEFATVEAGRAVAVPDGITDDQAVAVLMQGITAHYLATDTYPVAPGDPVLVHAAAGGVGQLLTRIAVHRGGTVIGTVSTPAKEAAATAAGASHVFGYQDIADRVKDVTGGAGVAVVYDGVGGPTFDASLASLRQRGVLVAYGTAGGPTPPLEIPRLNSGGSLYVTRPTIAHYAGTTDELRRRAAEVFGWVADATVPVSIGAEFALNDVAQAYRELEGRRTAGKVMLRP